In Molothrus aeneus isolate 106 chromosome 3, BPBGC_Maene_1.0, whole genome shotgun sequence, a single genomic region encodes these proteins:
- the C3H1orf131 gene encoding uncharacterized protein C1orf131 homolog: MGPREPRRRLEAVLGALYDLGEEPGGGRRAAEDGEARAVLPPVEEEEEEERREPQPAAGGRRGARGFFGELRAELSAASPAPPAPAGPPAVEVVVFRGRKRKERHDPSAAPVGPAQTQIVNEEKNAVRQEFNFEKARLEVHKFGITGYKKQEQRVWEQERAIMLGAKPPKKAHMNYRTYQEKLKEKKAVKDADKEKEHKGDSLKKKKKQKEQERKAKRKKSVPSIWPAGQVGKFRNGTLILQSRDIKKIKSSKVSK, from the exons ATGGGACCGCGGGAGCCGCGCCGCCGGCTGGAGGCGGTGCTCGGCGCCCTCTACGACCTGG GTGAGGAGCCCGGAGGCGGGCGGCGCGCTGCAGAGGACGGCGAAGCGAGAGCAGTGCTGCCGCCagtggaggaagaagaggaggaggagagacgGGAGCCTCagccggcggcgggcgggcggcgcggggcccgCGGCTTCTTCGGGGAGCTGCGGGCCGAGCTGAGCgccgccagccctgccccgccgGCCCCCGCCGGCCCGCCCGCCGTGGAGGTCGTGGTGTTCcgcgggaggaagaggaaggagcgGCACGACCCCTCGGCAGCGCCCGTGGGCCCAGCACAG ACTCAAATAGtgaatgaagagaaaaatgcagtCAGACAAGAATTTAACTTTGAAAAG GCTCGCCTGGAAGTGCACAAGTTTGGAATCACTGGCTACAAGAAGCAGGAGCAACGTGTTTGGGAACAGGAGCGTGCTATCATGCTGGGAGCCAAG CCCCCCAAAAAGGCACATATGAACTACAGGACTTACCAAgagaaactgaaagagaaaaaagcagtgaaagatGCTGATAAGGAAAAG GAACATAAAGGTGATTCTcttaagaagaagaagaagcagaaagaacaGGAGAG GAAGGCCAAGAGGAAGAAATCAGTGCCTAGCATCTGGCCTGCAGGACAAGTTGGAAAATTCAGAAATGGGACCTTGATTCTGCAAAGCCGTgacataaagaaaattaaatcatcTAAAGTTAGCAAATGA